In Citrus sinensis cultivar Valencia sweet orange chromosome 4, DVS_A1.0, whole genome shotgun sequence, one DNA window encodes the following:
- the LOC102619734 gene encoding uncharacterized protein LOC102619734 has product MHKLYQLPRLLLHLRTLKLHVPFDEFCCIPELPNLKHFELQGNIRPASFLGVAAAFVKACPSLYKLTVTVEDVTYKHRHTMKKHPHSSPRVVELIGFTWVIGEIEFLSGLLECGTRLEKVIIDPMEPMFVGGVVRGMWN; this is encoded by the exons ATGCACAAACTGTACCAGCTTCCTAGGCTTCTCCTGCATCTAAGGACACTGAAATTACAT GTGCCTTTTGATGAATTCTGCTGCATTCCTGAGTTACCAAATCTCAAGCATTTTGAATTGCAAGGCAACATACGTCCCGCTTCTTTTCTCGGTGTTGCTGCTGCTTTTGTGAAGGCTTGTCCTTCGTTATATAAACTCACAGTCACGGTGGAAGATGTAACTTATAAACACAGACACACGATGAAGAAGCATCCACATTCAAGTCCCAGGGTTGTAGAATTGATTGGTTTCACATGGGTTATAGGTGAAATTGAGTTTCTATCAGGCTTGCTTGAGTGTGGTACACGGTTAGAGAAGGTAATTATTGATCCTATGGAACCAATGTTTGTTGGAGGTGTTGTGCGTGGAATGTGGAATtaa
- the LOC102619031 gene encoding F-box/FBD/LRR-repeat protein At5g53840-like isoform X1 gives MDDRISKLPDDILICILSRLTIEEAARASILSYRWRYLWRFFTGCLDFVDPYKIRRLAILSDPYYKCEDNYFIRAKRRNFINLVDPIIGLLQTKSLQQLRICYPVNSDYDVDSWVQFAVDKRVQRLELDFSESKTEGHELHSFSPYFKTTSSFSSLVSLRLIDVDIAEEVLHYLLCYCPLLEVLTLKGAEKLIRIRVSGPSLKLKYLELRDLPNLSNLEINAPNLISFEFCAGELTVNFKHVPSLVEMSIEGDYCTYFVYTLHQFSSFLPQLRTLKLNLMVVSVPEDFLNSIPKFPNLKHLEMTLANGDLDCYHPCVAFLKASPLLQEFTFKLSHTVEPCAYVQNIKDHPHLNLRAVSFIGFEGREVDVEFLKDLLENAVRLEKMIIDPCKYHFMGSPGMWYYRRSEGYKCARKRAIELAEKFPHVEFVIPEIFVPLADR, from the exons ATGGATGATCGCATCAGTAAACTACCAgatgatattttgatttgtattttatcTCGCTTAACAATTGAAGAAGCAGCAAGAGCCAGCATTTTATCATACAGATGGCGATATTTATGGAGATTTTTCACTGGTTGTTTGGACTTTGTTGACCCCTACAAAATTCGGCGCTTGGCAATTTTGTCTGACCCATATTACAAGTGtgaagataattatttcattcgcGCGAAAAGGCGAAACTTTATAAATCTTGTCGATCCAATTATCGGATTACTTCAAACTAAATCTTTACAACAATTAAGGATTTGTTACCCCGTTAATTCTGATTACGATGTTGATAGTTGGGTTCAATTTGCTGTTGATAAGAGAGTTCAAAGGCTTGAGTTAGACTTTAGTGAGTCGAAGACAGAAGGTCATGAGTTGCATTCCTTTTCACCATATTTCAAAACTACTTCCAGCTTCAGTTCACTCGTGTCCCTGCGTTTAATCGATGTTGATATAGCTGAAGAGGTTCTTCATTATTTGTTATGTTACTGTCCGTTGCTCGAGGTGTTAACGCTTAAGGGTGCCGAGAAGTTGATCCGTATTAGAGTCTCTGGCCCATCACTCAAGTTGAAGTACTTGGAGTTAAGGGATTTGCCTAACTTGAGCAATCTTGAAATTAATGCACCCAATCTCATATCATTTGAGTTTTGTGCGGGAGAGTTGACTGTTAATTTTAAACATGTTCCAAGTCTTGTTGAGATGTCTATTGAAGGTGATTATTGCACATACTTTGTGTATACCCTTCATCAGTTTTCTAGTTTTCTTCCACAATTAAGGACGCTGAAATTAAACCTGATGGTTGTTTCT GTGCCTGAGGATTTCCTCAACAGTATTCCTAAATTTCCTAATCTCAAGCACTTGGAAATGACTCTCGCTAATGGTGATCTTGATTGCTATCATCCCTGTGTTGCTTTTTTAAAAGCATCTCCTTTGTTGCAGGAATTCACATTCAAG TTGTCCCATACTGTGGAACCGTGTGCATATGTACAGAACATCAAGGATCATCCTCATTTAAATCTTAGGGCGGTGTCATTCATTGGGTTTGAGGGGCGCGAGGTAGATGTTGAGTTTCTGAAAGACTTGCTTGAGAATGCTGTGAGGCTGGAGAAGATGATCATTGATCcttgtaaatatcattttatggGAAGTCCAGGGATGTGGTATTACAGGAGAAGTGAGGGTTACAAGTGTGCTAGGAAGCGTGCAATTGAGTTGGCAGAGAAATTCCCTCATGTGGAATTTGTAATACCAGAAATCTTTGTGCCGTTAGCTGATCGATGA
- the LOC102619031 gene encoding F-box/FBD/LRR-repeat protein At5g53840-like isoform X2 yields MDDRISKLPDDILICILSRLTIEEAARASILSYRWRYLWRFFTGCLDFVDPYKIRRLAILSDPYYKCEDNYFIRAKRRNFINLVDPIIGLLQTKSLQQLRICYPVNSDYDVDSWVQFAVDKRVQRLELDFSESKTEGHELHSFSPYFKTTSSFSSLVSLRLIDVDIAEEVLHYLLCYCPLLEVLTLKGAEKLIRIRVSGPSLKLKYLELRDLPNLSNLEINAPNLISFEFCAGELTVNFKHVPSLVEMSIEGDYCTYFVYTLHQFSSFLPQLRTLKLNLMVVSVPEDFLNSIPKFPNLKHLEMTLANGDLDCYHPCVAFLKASPLLQEFTFKLSHTVEPCAYVQNNPDFKYLLSLFLNNPDFCVHVFS; encoded by the exons ATGGATGATCGCATCAGTAAACTACCAgatgatattttgatttgtattttatcTCGCTTAACAATTGAAGAAGCAGCAAGAGCCAGCATTTTATCATACAGATGGCGATATTTATGGAGATTTTTCACTGGTTGTTTGGACTTTGTTGACCCCTACAAAATTCGGCGCTTGGCAATTTTGTCTGACCCATATTACAAGTGtgaagataattatttcattcgcGCGAAAAGGCGAAACTTTATAAATCTTGTCGATCCAATTATCGGATTACTTCAAACTAAATCTTTACAACAATTAAGGATTTGTTACCCCGTTAATTCTGATTACGATGTTGATAGTTGGGTTCAATTTGCTGTTGATAAGAGAGTTCAAAGGCTTGAGTTAGACTTTAGTGAGTCGAAGACAGAAGGTCATGAGTTGCATTCCTTTTCACCATATTTCAAAACTACTTCCAGCTTCAGTTCACTCGTGTCCCTGCGTTTAATCGATGTTGATATAGCTGAAGAGGTTCTTCATTATTTGTTATGTTACTGTCCGTTGCTCGAGGTGTTAACGCTTAAGGGTGCCGAGAAGTTGATCCGTATTAGAGTCTCTGGCCCATCACTCAAGTTGAAGTACTTGGAGTTAAGGGATTTGCCTAACTTGAGCAATCTTGAAATTAATGCACCCAATCTCATATCATTTGAGTTTTGTGCGGGAGAGTTGACTGTTAATTTTAAACATGTTCCAAGTCTTGTTGAGATGTCTATTGAAGGTGATTATTGCACATACTTTGTGTATACCCTTCATCAGTTTTCTAGTTTTCTTCCACAATTAAGGACGCTGAAATTAAACCTGATGGTTGTTTCT GTGCCTGAGGATTTCCTCAACAGTATTCCTAAATTTCCTAATCTCAAGCACTTGGAAATGACTCTCGCTAATGGTGATCTTGATTGCTATCATCCCTGTGTTGCTTTTTTAAAAGCATCTCCTTTGTTGCAGGAATTCACATTCAAG TTGTCCCATACTGTGGAACCATGTGCATATGTACAGAATAATCcagattttaaatatttgttgtcTTTGTTTTTGAATAATCCAGATTTCTGTGTGCACGTGTTTAGTTAA